In Equus przewalskii isolate Varuska chromosome 6, EquPr2, whole genome shotgun sequence, one DNA window encodes the following:
- the CWC15 gene encoding spliceosome-associated protein CWC15 homolog: MTTAARPTFEPARGGRGKGEGDLSQLSKQYSSRDLPSHTKIKYRQTTQDAPEEVRNRDFRRELEERERAAAREKNRDRPNREHTTSSSVSKKPRLDQIPAANLDADDPLTDEEDEDEDFEEESDDDDTAALLAELEKIKKERAEEQARKEQEQKAEEERIRMENILSGNPLLNLTGPSQPQANFKVKRRWDDDVVFKNCAKGVDDQKKDKRFVNDTLRSEFHKKFMEKYIK, from the exons ATGACAACAGCAGCTAGGCCAACTTTTGAACCTGCACGAggtgggagaggaaaaggagaaggtgaTTTGAGCCAACTCTCAAAGCAGTATTCAAGCCGAGACCTACCTTCTCATACAAAGATAAAATACAG ACAGACCACTCAGGATGCCCCTGAGGAGGTTAGGAACCGTGACTTTAGGAGAGagttggaagagagagagagagctgctgcaagagaaaaaaatagagatcgCCCAAACCGAG AACATACAACCTCCTCTTCAGTATCAAAGAAGCCTCGGTTAGACCAGATTCCCGCTGCCAACCTCGATGCGGACGATCCTCTAACAGAT gaggaagatgaagatgaagatttTGAAGAGgagagtgatgatgatgatactgcAGCTCTTCTTGCagaactggaaaaaattaaaaaagaaagagccgAAGAGCAGGCCAGAAAG GAACAAGAACAAAAAGCTGAAGAAGAGAGGATTCGTATGGAAAACATTCTGAGTGGAAACCCTCTCCTTAACCTCACTGGCCCATCCCAGCCTCAGGCCAACTTCAAAGTTAAAAGAAG gtgGGATGATGATGTTGTTTTCAAGAACTGTGCAAAAGGTGTAGATGatcagaagaaagacaaaagatttgTAAATGATACGCTGCGATCTGAATTTCACAAAAAGTTCATggagaaatatattaaatag